The following proteins come from a genomic window of Alnus glutinosa chromosome 10, dhAlnGlut1.1, whole genome shotgun sequence:
- the LOC133879423 gene encoding G-type lectin S-receptor-like serine/threonine-protein kinase At4g27290 isoform X1, which translates to MEAFIHLFLYSFLFSLFRTSITLDTTITPSQSLRDGGTLLSAGGSFQLGFFSPGNSKSRYVGIWYTKSSETVVWVANRDAPLYDHSGVLKVTDDGVLVLLNSTNGTVWSSSNTSKTEENPVAQLLDSGNLVVKDVKFDEPENFMWQSFDYPCDTFLPEMKLGWNLVTGLERFLSSWKSADDPAQGAFSLRLDLHGYPQFVAMEGSQIKTRAGSWNGIHLTGRGLKSVDLQLEYEFVWNEKEVYYGYKILRSSVVYRYVLNPLGIAQRFRWMDRTQKWELFSTFQADQCDNYALCGAYATCNINHSPVCACLEGFLPKSPKDWDSTDWSDGCVRRTPLECNNEDRFLKRTGLKLPDTSSSWFNKTLTPKECEELCLKNCSCTAYSSLDVKGGGSGCLLWFGSLVDIREFTEGGQDLYIRMAASELDHLEKKRHSSKKKLIAFIVGSAFLVVGMTIVALVSFIWKKKLRNQEMTKRNQRKDCDNGGGNNDMELPIFDLAAIANATNNFSNNNKLGEGGFGPVYKGILSDGRYIAVKRLSKNSGQGLNEFKNEVILIAKLQHRNLVKILGYCIQENENMLIYEYMPNKSLDSFIFDQTKSKLLDWYKRINIIHGVARGLLYLHEDSRLRIIHRDLKASNILLDNNMNPKISDFGLARSFGGDQIDSKTNRIIGTHGYMSPEYAVHGRYSIKSDVFSFGVLVLETMSGKKNREFCHPSHDLNLLGHAWKLWIEDRPMELIDELESDLCTLCNVLRHIHVGLLCVQQKPEDRPNMSSVIQMLTNESLLPRPRQPGFFTNPLEAVPSSSKHATCSVNRITITLLEAR; encoded by the exons ATGGAAGCCTTTATCCATCTGTTTCTCTACTCTTTCTTATTCTCCCTCTTCAGAACCTCTATAACACTAGATACTACTATTACTCCTAGTCAATCTCTCAGAGATGGTGGCACTTTACTTTCAGCTGGCGGATCATTTCAATTGGGATTCTTTAGCCCAGGTAATTCCAAAAGTCGATATGTGGGAATATGGTACACAAAATCTTCGGAGACAGTTGTTTGGGTCGCCAACAGAGATGCTCCGCTTTACGATCACTCAGGAGTTCTAAAGGTCACCGATGATGGAGTTCTTGTGCTTCTTAATAGCACGAATGGTACTGTTTGGTCATCATCTAATACATCAAAAACCGAAGAAAATCCAGTTGCACAGCTCTTGGACAGCGGGAATCTTGTTGTCAAAGACGTGAAATTTGATGAACCGGAGAACTTTATGTGGCAGAGTTTTGATTACCCTTGTGATACATTCCTACCGGAAATGAAGCTTGGATGGAACTTAGTAACTGGTCTAGAAAGGTTTTTATCATCTTGGAAGAGCGCGGATGATCCTGCTCAAGGTGCGTTTTCATTACGGTTAGATCTTCATGGGTATCCACAGTTTGTTGCTATGGAGGGATCTCAAATAAAGACTAGAGCAGGGTCATGGAATGGCATTCATCTTACAGGTCGTGGGTTAAAATCAGTCGATCTACAATTGGAGTATGAATTCGTGTGGAATGAGAAGGAGGTCTATTACGGGTACAAAATCCTAAGGAGTTCCGTTGTCTATAGATATGTGTTAAACCCATTAGGCATTGCACAACGATTCAGATGGATGGATCGGACACAGAAATGGGAGCTTTTCTCTACATTCCAGGCAGATCAGTGCGATAATTATGCCTTATGCGGCGCATATGCTACCTGCAATATCAATCACTCTCCTGTATGTGCATGTTTGGAAGGCTTCTTACCCAAGTCTCCAAAAGATTGGGATTCAACAGATTGGTCTGATGGGTGTGTTCGAAGGACTCCTTTGGAATGCAATAACGAAGATCGCTTCCTGAAGCGCACAGGGCTGAAATTGCCTGACACATCTTCTTCTTGGTTTAACAAGACCCTGACCCCCAAGGAATGCGAAGAATTGTGTTTGAAGAACTGCTCCTGCACAGCATATTCAAGTTTAGATGTCAAGGGGGGAGGAAGCGGTTGCTTGCTTTGGTTTGGTAGCCTTGTTGACATTAGAGAATTCACCGAGGGAGGGCAAGATCTCTATATAAGGATGGCTGCTTCAGAATTGG ATCATCTTGAGAAAAAGAGGCACTCGAGCAAGAAGAAACTAATAGCATTTATAGTCGGGTCAGCATTTCTAGTTGTGGGAATGACAATAGTTGCACTGGTCTCATTcatatggaagaagaaactcaGAAACCAAG AAATGACGAAAAGAAATCAAAGGAAGGATTGTGACAATGGAGGTGGGAACAATGATATGGAGTTACCGATATTTGATCTGGCGGCCATAGCTAATgccacaaataatttttcaaacaacaACAAGCTAGGAGAAGGTGGCTTTGGCCCTGTGTACAAG GGTATATTGTCAGACGGAAGATATATAGCTGTGAAGAGGCTTTCAAAGAATTCTGGACAAGGACTGAATGAGTTCAAAAATGAAGTTATCTTGATTGCAAAACTTCAACACCGTAATCTTGTTAAGATTCTCGGTTATTgcattcaagaaaatgaaaacatgttAATCTATGAATACATGCCCAACAAAAGCTTGGACtcctttatttttg ATCAAACAAAGAGTAAATTACTAGATTGGTATAAGCGCATCAACATTATTCATGGTGTTGCTAGAGGGCTTCTCTATCTTCATGAAGACTCTAGACTGAGAATTATCCATAGAGATCTCAAAGCTAGCAATATCCTTCTAGATAAcaatatgaatccaaaaatttcgGACTTTGGCCTGGCTAGATCATTTGGGGGAGATCAAATTGATTCCAAGACCAATAGGATTATTGGAACACA TGGTTATATGTCTCCTGAGTATGCGGTGCATGGACGGTACTCGATAAAATCTGATGTATTTAGCTTCGGAGTTTTAGTATTAGAGACAATGAGTGGGAAGAAAAATAGGGAGTTTTGTCACCCAAGCCACGACCTTAATCTTCTTGGACAT gCATGGAAACTGTGGATTGAAGACAGGCCAATGGAGTTGATTGATGAATTGGAAAGTGACTTGTGCACTCTATGTAATGTACTACGACACATTCATGTGGGTCTGttatgtgtgcaacaaaaaccAGAAGATAGACCAAACATGTCATCTGTGATTCAAATGTTGACCAATGAGAGTTTATTGCCTAGACCAAGACAGCCGGGTTTCTTTACCAATCCACTTGAAGCAGTTCCTTCATCTAGCAAGCATGCAACTTGTTCAGTAAACAGAATCACCATTACATTGTTGGAAGCACGGTAA
- the LOC133879423 gene encoding G-type lectin S-receptor-like serine/threonine-protein kinase At4g27290 isoform X2: protein MEAFIHLFLYSFLFSLFRTSITLDTTITPSQSLRDGGTLLSAGGSFQLGFFSPGNSKSRYVGIWYTKSSETVVWVANRDAPLYDHSGVLKVTDDGVLVLLNSTNGTVWSSSNTSKTEENPVAQLLDSGNLVVKDVKFDEPENFMWQSFDYPCDTFLPEMKLGWNLVTGLERFLSSWKSADDPAQGAFSLRLDLHGYPQFVAMEGSQIKTRAGSWNGIHLTGRGLKSVDLQLEYEFVWNEKEVYYGYKILRSSVVYRYVLNPLGIAQRFRWMDRTQKWELFSTFQADQCDNYALCGAYATCNINHSPVCACLEGFLPKSPKDWDSTDWSDGCVRRTPLECNNEDRFLKRTGLKLPDTSSSWFNKTLTPKECEELCLKNCSCTAYSSLDVKGGGSGCLLWFGSLVDIREFTEGGQDLYIRMAASELDHLEKKRHSSKKKLIAFIVGSAFLVVGMTIVALVSFIWKKKLRNQEMTKRNQRKDCDNGGGNNDMELPIFDLAAIANATNNFSNNNKLGEGGFGPVYKGILSDGRYIAVKRLSKNSGQGLNEFKNEVILIAKLQHRNLVKILGYCIQENENMLIYEYMPNKSLDSFIFDQTKSKLLDWYKRINIIHGVARGLLYLHEDSRLRIIHRDLKASNILLDNNMNPKISDFGLARSFGGDQIDSKTNRIIGTQHGNCGLKTGQWS from the exons ATGGAAGCCTTTATCCATCTGTTTCTCTACTCTTTCTTATTCTCCCTCTTCAGAACCTCTATAACACTAGATACTACTATTACTCCTAGTCAATCTCTCAGAGATGGTGGCACTTTACTTTCAGCTGGCGGATCATTTCAATTGGGATTCTTTAGCCCAGGTAATTCCAAAAGTCGATATGTGGGAATATGGTACACAAAATCTTCGGAGACAGTTGTTTGGGTCGCCAACAGAGATGCTCCGCTTTACGATCACTCAGGAGTTCTAAAGGTCACCGATGATGGAGTTCTTGTGCTTCTTAATAGCACGAATGGTACTGTTTGGTCATCATCTAATACATCAAAAACCGAAGAAAATCCAGTTGCACAGCTCTTGGACAGCGGGAATCTTGTTGTCAAAGACGTGAAATTTGATGAACCGGAGAACTTTATGTGGCAGAGTTTTGATTACCCTTGTGATACATTCCTACCGGAAATGAAGCTTGGATGGAACTTAGTAACTGGTCTAGAAAGGTTTTTATCATCTTGGAAGAGCGCGGATGATCCTGCTCAAGGTGCGTTTTCATTACGGTTAGATCTTCATGGGTATCCACAGTTTGTTGCTATGGAGGGATCTCAAATAAAGACTAGAGCAGGGTCATGGAATGGCATTCATCTTACAGGTCGTGGGTTAAAATCAGTCGATCTACAATTGGAGTATGAATTCGTGTGGAATGAGAAGGAGGTCTATTACGGGTACAAAATCCTAAGGAGTTCCGTTGTCTATAGATATGTGTTAAACCCATTAGGCATTGCACAACGATTCAGATGGATGGATCGGACACAGAAATGGGAGCTTTTCTCTACATTCCAGGCAGATCAGTGCGATAATTATGCCTTATGCGGCGCATATGCTACCTGCAATATCAATCACTCTCCTGTATGTGCATGTTTGGAAGGCTTCTTACCCAAGTCTCCAAAAGATTGGGATTCAACAGATTGGTCTGATGGGTGTGTTCGAAGGACTCCTTTGGAATGCAATAACGAAGATCGCTTCCTGAAGCGCACAGGGCTGAAATTGCCTGACACATCTTCTTCTTGGTTTAACAAGACCCTGACCCCCAAGGAATGCGAAGAATTGTGTTTGAAGAACTGCTCCTGCACAGCATATTCAAGTTTAGATGTCAAGGGGGGAGGAAGCGGTTGCTTGCTTTGGTTTGGTAGCCTTGTTGACATTAGAGAATTCACCGAGGGAGGGCAAGATCTCTATATAAGGATGGCTGCTTCAGAATTGG ATCATCTTGAGAAAAAGAGGCACTCGAGCAAGAAGAAACTAATAGCATTTATAGTCGGGTCAGCATTTCTAGTTGTGGGAATGACAATAGTTGCACTGGTCTCATTcatatggaagaagaaactcaGAAACCAAG AAATGACGAAAAGAAATCAAAGGAAGGATTGTGACAATGGAGGTGGGAACAATGATATGGAGTTACCGATATTTGATCTGGCGGCCATAGCTAATgccacaaataatttttcaaacaacaACAAGCTAGGAGAAGGTGGCTTTGGCCCTGTGTACAAG GGTATATTGTCAGACGGAAGATATATAGCTGTGAAGAGGCTTTCAAAGAATTCTGGACAAGGACTGAATGAGTTCAAAAATGAAGTTATCTTGATTGCAAAACTTCAACACCGTAATCTTGTTAAGATTCTCGGTTATTgcattcaagaaaatgaaaacatgttAATCTATGAATACATGCCCAACAAAAGCTTGGACtcctttatttttg ATCAAACAAAGAGTAAATTACTAGATTGGTATAAGCGCATCAACATTATTCATGGTGTTGCTAGAGGGCTTCTCTATCTTCATGAAGACTCTAGACTGAGAATTATCCATAGAGATCTCAAAGCTAGCAATATCCTTCTAGATAAcaatatgaatccaaaaatttcgGACTTTGGCCTGGCTAGATCATTTGGGGGAGATCAAATTGATTCCAAGACCAATAGGATTATTGGAACACA gCATGGAAACTGTGGATTGAAGACAGGCCAATGGAGTTGA